Genomic segment of Catenibacterium mitsuokai:
AAAATGAGTTTGGTGAAATTGGAATTGATGGTGGTTTTATGCGTGATGCAGGTATTACTGTCAATGAATTGAGTCAGGGTTGTATTTGTTGCAGTCTTGCAGGTGATTTTGAAACAGCTCTAAAGGAAGTTGTAGATACATATCATCCTGATCGTATTATTATTGAACCAACAGGTGTTGGTAAGTTATCTGATATTATTGCGGCTGTACAGAAGGTACATGGTGCTGATTTAACACTTGATCGTTTCTTTACTGTAGTAGATGCAAAGAAATGTAAGATGTATCATAAGAACTTTGGTGAGTTCTTTAATAACCAGATTGGTGCTGCCAGCTGTGTAATCTTAAGCCGTTCACAGGATGTGTCTGAAGAAAAGATTGCGGAATGTTTAGATATTATTAGAGAGTTAAATCCTCATGCACCGGTCGTTACTACTCCATGGGACCAGATTACAGGTGATATGATTCTTGAAGCAAGTAATCATAAGGATGCTTTAGAAAAGGCATTGATTGCGGCTGAAAAGGAACATCAGGAAAGTGTTCATGGACATCATCATGAACATCATCATCACCATGATCATGACCATGAATGTGAATGTGGACACCATCATGATCATGACCACGAATGCGAATGTGAACATCACCATGAACATGATCACGAATGTGAATGTGGTCATCATCACGATCATGAACATCATCACCATGATGGAGAAAGCACATTATACTATGATGAAGAAGATATGCATGATGCAGATGAAGTATTCAATAGTATTGGTATTGAAACAGCACATCCATTTACTAAAGAAGAACTTGATGATAAGTTAAAGACTTTAGGGACTGATGAATCTTTAGGTCATATTCTTCGTTCTAAGGGTATTGTGAAGGGTACTGATGGTAAATGGTTTGAATTTGACTTTGTAAGTGGCGATTATGAAATCCGTGAATGTACACCAGATGTTGGTGGAAGAATGTGTGTGATTGGTGAAAAGCTTGATGCACATAAAATCTATGAT
This window contains:
- a CDS encoding CobW family GTP-binding protein, translated to MAKVDIISGFLGAGKTTLIKKLLNESLKDEKLVLIENEFGEIGIDGGFMRDAGITVNELSQGCICCSLAGDFETALKEVVDTYHPDRIIIEPTGVGKLSDIIAAVQKVHGADLTLDRFFTVVDAKKCKMYHKNFGEFFNNQIGAASCVILSRSQDVSEEKIAECLDIIRELNPHAPVVTTPWDQITGDMILEASNHKDALEKALIAAEKEHQESVHGHHHEHHHHHDHDHECECGHHHDHDHECECEHHHEHDHECECGHHHDHEHHHHDGESTLYYDEEDMHDADEVFNSIGIETAHPFTKEELDDKLKTLGTDESLGHILRSKGIVKGTDGKWFEFDFVSGDYEIRECTPDVGGRMCVIGEKLDAHKIYDLMKG